One window from the genome of Elaeis guineensis isolate ETL-2024a chromosome 5, EG11, whole genome shotgun sequence encodes:
- the LOC105045328 gene encoding probable calcium-transporting ATPase 8, plasma membrane-type has protein sequence MEEFLRKHFDVPPKNPSEEAQRRWRSAVGMIVRNRRRRFRMVADLDKRSEAQEKQRKIQEKIRVALYVQKAALQFIDAAKTEYQIPEEVRKAGFYINPDELASIARGHNIKSLKIHGGVDGLARKLSVSLEDGIKTSDLSIRQNIFGVNQYVEKPPRSFWMFVWDALHDLTLIILMICALLSVVVGLATEGWPKGMYDGLGIILSIFLVVIVTAVSDYKQSLQFRDLDREKKKIFIKVTRDGYKQKVFIYDVVVGDIVDLSIGDIVPADGVYISGYALLIDESSLSGESEPVYVSHENPFLLAGTKVQDGSAKMLVTSVGMKTEWGNLMETLTQGGDDETPLQVKLNGVATIIGKIGLAFATLTFLVLLVRFLVEKAIHVGILNWTPDDALKLLDYFAISVTIIVVAVPEGLPLAVTLSLAFAMKKLMDEKSLVRHLSACETMGSANCICTDKTGTLTTNHMIVDKVWLCEVSKSFRGKETANDLRGTISENVIDILLQCIFQNTGSEVVRGTDGKNTILGTPTETALLEFGLDFEGLVDTKHQDCKKLKMEPFNSVKKKMSVLVSLPGGLIRAFCKGASEIILQMCDKIIDSDGNTVSLSDEQKRNIAGVINTFACEALRTLCLAFKDMDGDHNGEEIPAGGYTLIAVFGIKDPVRPGVKDAVQTCIAAGIKVRMVTGDNINTAKAIAKECGILTEDGLAIEGTEFRSKSPEEMKKLIPKIQVMARSLPLDKHTLVTNLRKMFNEVVAVTGDGTNDAPALHESDIGLAMGIAGTEVAKESADVIIMDDNFTTIINVAKWGRAVYINIQKFVQFQLTVNVVALMVNFVSACITGSAPLTAVQLLWVNMIMDTLGALALATEPPSDELMNRPPTGRGENFITRVMWRNIIGQSIFQLIVLGLLMFDGKQLLKIRGPDADSVLNTFIFNTFVFCQVFNEINSRQMEKINVFHGIFSSWIFSAVLASTVIFQVIIVQFLGAFASTVPLSWQLWLLSILIGAISMVYAIILKCIPVEQNKQPIRDQNGYEPIPRGPEEV, from the exons GAGAAAATTCGAGTTGCCCTCTATGTACAAAAGGCTGCTCTGCAATTTATTGATG CTGCTAAAACTGAATATCAGATTCCTGAAGAGGTCAGAAAAGCTGGTTTTTATATCAATCCTGATGAATTGGCATCTATTGCACGTGGACACAACATCAAGAGCTTGAAGATCCATGGAGGAGTTGATGGATTAGCTAGAAAACTATCTGTGTCACTAGAGGATGGCATCAAAACAAGTGATTTATCCATTAGGCAGAATATTTTTGGTGTCAACCAATATGTAGAGAAGCCCCCAAGAAGCTTCTGGATGTTTGTTTGGGATGCATTACATGACTTGACATTAATCATTCTTATGATATGTGCTTTGCTTTCCGTTGTTGTTGGACTTGCGACAGAAGGTTGGCCAAAGGGTATGTATGATGGACTCGGAATCATACTCAGTATTTTCCTTGTAGTCATAGTTACTGCAGTCAGTGACTATAAGCAATCATTGCAATTTAGAGATTTAgacagagaaaagaaaaagatatttatTAAAGTGACAAGAGATGGTTACAAGCAAAAAGTTTTTATTTATGATGTGGTAGTTGGAGACATTGTTGATCTATCAATTGGAGATATAGTTCCTGCTGATGGAGTATATATATCTGGATATGCCTTGTTGATTGATGAATCGAGCCTGTCTGGAGAAAGTGAGCCAGTGTATGTCTCTCATGAAAACCCTTTTTTGCTGGCTGGGACTAAAGTGCAAGATGGATCTGCTAAAATGCTAGTGACTTCTGTTGGTATGAAGACAGAGTGGGGAAATTTAATGGAGACTTTGACTCAGGGTGGGGACGATGAGACACCTTTGCAGGTTAAGCTAAATGGCGTCGCAACAATTATTGGGAAGATTGGTTTGGCATTTGCGACATTAACATTCTTAGTCCTGTTAGTGAGGTTTCTAGTGGAAAAGGCCATTCATGTTGGCATACTAAATTGGACTCCAGATGATGCTTTAAAATTACTGGATTATTTTGCAATTTCTGTTACAATAATTGTTGTTGCAGTTCCTGAAGGACTACCTTTGGCTGTGACATTGAGCCTTGCATTTGCAATGAAGAAGCTAATGGATGAGAAGTCTCTTGTGAGACACCTATCAGCATGTGAGACAATGGGATCTGCTAATTGCATTTGCACTGATAAAACAGGGACTCTGACAACTAACCATATGATAGTTGATAAGGTATGGCTCTGTGAAGTATCTAAATCATTTAGAGGCAAGGAAACTGCTAATGATTTGAGAGGTACAATATCGGAAAATGTTATAGACATCCTTCTGCAGTGTATATTTCAAAATACTGGTTCAGAGGTGGTAAGAGGAACAGATGGGAAAAACACCATTCTGGGTACACCAACTGAAACGGCATTGCTAGAATTTGGCTTGGATTTTGAAGGACTTGTCGATACCAAACATCAGGATTGCAAAAAGTTAAAAATGGAGCCCTTTAATTCAGTTAAGAAAAAGATGTCTGTCCTCGTTTCATTACCTGGTGGGTTAATTCGAGCTTTCTGCAAAGGTGCATCAGAAATCATACTACAGATGTGTGACAAGATAATTGATAGTGATGGAAACACAGTCTCATTATCTGATGAGCAGAAAAGGAATATTGCAGGTGTCATTAATACTTTTGCCTGTGAAGCATTAAGAACGCTTTGCTTGGCCTTTAAGGATATGGATGGTGATCATAACGGAGAAGAAATTCCTGCTGGTGGTTACACATTAATTGCTGTTTTTGGCATTAAAGATCCAGTGCGCCCTGGTGTCAAGGATGCAGTTCAGACTTGTATAGCTGCTGGTATCAAAGTGAGGATGGTGACAGGAGACAATATCAATACAGCTAAAGCTATAGCTAAAGAGTGCGGCATATTGACAGAGGATGGTTTAGCTATAGAAGGAACTGAATTTCGCAGCAAGAGCCCTGAAGAAATGAAGAAATTAATACCTAAAATTCAG GTTATGGCTCGGTCTTTGCCTTTGGACAAACATACCTTGGTGACAAACTTGAGGAAAATGTTTAATGAAGTTGTTGCAGTTACTGGTGATGGAACTAATGATGCACCAGCATTGCATGAGTCAGACATTGGTCTAGCAATGGGTATTGCAGGCACAGAG GTAGCAAAAGAGAGTGCTGATGTGATCATAATGGATGACAACTTTACTACCATTATAAATGTAGCCAAATGGGGTCGTGCGGTTTACATAAATATCCAGAAGTTTGTACAATTCCAATTGACAGTTAATGTGGTTGCTCTGATGGTCAATTTTGTTTCCGCATGCATCACAG GGAGTGCTCCACTCACTGCTGTCCAGTTGCTCTGGGTTAACATGATTATGGATACACTTGGTGCTTTAGCATTAGCAACAGAGCCTCCAAGTGATGAACTGATGAATAGACCACCTACTGGGCGGGGAGAGAACTTTATCACCAGGGTCATGTGGAGAAATATCATCGGCCAAAGTATATTTCAGCTGATTGTACTTGGACTTCTCATGTTTGATGGGAAACAGCTTTTGAAAATCAGGGGTCCAGATGCTGATTCAGTTCTCAATACATTCATATTCAACACATTTGTGTTTTGCCAG GTCTTTAATGAAATAAATAGCCGGCAGATGGAAAAGATTAACGTGTTCCATGGAATATTCAGCAGCTGGATCTTTTCAGCTGTCTTGGCTTCCACTGTCATATTCCAAGTAATAATAGTGCAATTCCTTGGTGCATTTGCAAGCACGGTGCCGCTGAGCTGGCAGTTATGGTTGCTCAGTATACTGATTGGAGCCATCAGCATGGTATATGCAATCATCTTAAAGTGCATTCCAGTAGAACAGAACAAGCAGCCCATTCGCGATCAAAATGGTTATGAGCCAATCCCTCGTGGTCCAGAAGAGGTGTAA